Part of the Methanobacterium paludis genome is shown below.
TAATCATGATTCAAGTGTAAAAATCCAATTAAAACTCCATTATCTGGACATTGAATGGCCAAATGATAAATGTGCACAGGAAAAAATTATGATGACGTTGACAGAAGAATTTGAAGAAGCTTATAAAAAAGAATTTTTCGAATCTTAATCCTGTTTAATGTAAAAAAAATGTGGAGCGATGCAATTTAGACTTAATAGACATGATTTTAAAAAGATTTCATGCTTTTTTTATTAATCTGATCCATATCTTCTTTTTATCATCCATCCAATTTTTTTTACAACTCTTCTTGCATATATTTTGGAAAATTCCAAAAAACCCGTGACTAAATTTTTTGTAAAATCTATCAAAACATTTCTGACCCTTTTAAATGTTTACTATCTAAAGGGGTTAATTCCTAGTTTGAATAAGTAGATAATTGAAAAAAATAATACTAATTTTCAGTTAACAATATTCAGTTAACAATTTCTTATGCAAGCTCATTTAATTTATTCTGACATCGATAACACAGTAGGTAATCAACAATTATACACCACAAACTATATATGGTATAAAAATCTATATATAATAGTGTGTAGAAACCTTATATTTGTTTTATTTTTTGCATTAACTAATTAACCATTATATTATTAAGGATTATTTCATCCAGGATACCTGAATAAATGATAATTCAGGAAAAAATGATTTAGTGTTATTTGAATGAGTTAAAACATCAAAACTAGATCATAATACTGTATGTTCATTTGATTTAACCCCAAACTTCAATAAATGTCAAAGGAGGAATTTGGAATGCCCAATACCAATAGTTCGACTATTCCGGATTTAGATACACCACATGATAAAGGAGGGGTAGAAATGCTTAGTGATCCTGTAGTTCAAGAAATTTTAATGGATATTACCAATGATGAAAAAACTCTTTCAATCATTGAATGTATTTTGAATGGTAAAACACGTGAGGAAGAAATTGCAGAAGAACTTGGAATAAAGTTAAACCTCGTAAGAAAGGTGCTATACAAATTATATGATGCGGGAGTAGCAACTTACAGAAGAAGCAAGGACCCTGAAACACAATGGTTCACTTATAGTTGGAAATTTGATGAAGAAAAGGTACACCAGATAATAACCAAAAAATATGAAAAGTTCTCAAGGGAAATTGAAGAATCCCTGGAGTACGAAGAAGGGAACATGTTCTTTTTGTGCCGTGCCAACGGCCATAGATACAACTTTGAAGAAGCATCAAAAAACAACTTCAAATGTCCAAAATGTGGAGGTACACTTGAGTATCAGGACAACTCCACCATAATACTGGAACTGAAACAGATGATGGAAAAAAATCAGGTAGCTTAATTTTTTTTAAGCTGAGTTGATTTTAGAATATAAAATTAGTTGATTAAAATAAACATCAACCCATAACGCGTCGCGCAAGAAGTTACGAAAATTTTCATATAAAATGAAATCCATACCCAGATCCATATCTCCAATTCAAGGGTATTGACTTTCCTGAACCATAATATCACTTGATATTACAATCATTATCTTCTGCAATATTGTCCGCAATAGTTTAGTTAACCTTTCCTTAAACCATATATAAAGTCTTAAATAAACGTTTTACTCTAAATTTCTCTTGTTTTCCAGGATCCATGAGTTATAATTAACCATGAGTTCTGTTAACATAACTTTTAACCACCCTGGGCTTTTTTTTAAGCAGTTCTCTTAAAACAACTGCGTTATTGTGTTCTTCGTCCTTGGCGGAGTATATCAAAGTCAAAGTCCCATTAAACTTTTCCATAATCTTTAACCGGCCAATAAGTTCCTTTTTATCCTCAAGCTCGCCCAGATATTTATTTCTGAACTCATCCCATCTTTCAGGGTCATGAGCAAACCACTTCCTCAGTTCGCTGCTGGGTGCTATCTCTTTCATCAATGAATCCAGTTTTAAATCTTTTTTAGACACTCCACGAGGCCAAATTCTATCCACCAGGATTCTAAGGCCGTCACCTTCTTCAGGGGGCAGATACGATCTTTTGATATTGATCATATTATTTATTATTTTGAGAATGTTATTTCAATTTTTAGATCATATTATCAATTCTCTATAAAGTTATGAGATGTGATGAGATGTGCACTTGAAAGTAAAAAAATAGTCATGATATAAAAAAATCAGGTAAAATAAATAAAAATCTAAAATAAAATAGTAATTCATCCAATTGACAGAGATATTTTTAATTTAATTGATTTATATTAGATGATTTTGTAATTAAGATAAAAACAGATTAAATTTTCATGTGGGAATAATCAAAATGATAAAATCAAAATATGTTCATAATATTCCTTTTTTAAGAGTTGCTAACCATATAAGTACTTCGTCCGCGATAGATTCAGAAATATCTTCAATCCAATCTTTTTCACTCCATTTACATATTTCTCCTTCATCAATATCACCAACCACGTCTTCTATACGGTCTTGATCAGTATAGCCCCCCATCTCAGATTCACAGAAACTAAAATTTTTATCATGATTCTCAAACAGAACATCCCATGATTGCGAATCTCTAAGCTCCCAGTACCAATAATAATTTTTAATGTTTTCTTCTTCAACTTCGGGTTTATCATAGACCTCTTCTTCTTTATAACCAACGATCAGCACATTATCCTTATTTAAATAAATATATTTTTCCCAGATATCCTTAATTCCTTGTACCTTCTCTAATTCTGTTTTTTCTATACTATCTACAAGTTCTTTTTTGCTAATCATTTCTAATTACCCCCATCTCGCCAGAACACACTTCTTGATACTATAATTTAGTTATTATCATTAATTAAGATTCTCATCATAACTGAACTAACATGAGCATCAGATTTAAGATTTAAACTAAAGATTTTATTCATCATTCCCATCTGAATCTTACCCATACAGGACTTCTTGGCGAACCTTTGATTATTTCCTGTATTTTAATCTCTGCCAATAAAGGTTTGCTTGTAAGCAATACCTCTGATTCAATTTCAGGTGGTAACATTATACCCCGCGGACCCCTATTTTTTTCAAGAATTTTTAATATATCTTTTCTTTGCTGGTCTGTGAAACCTGTGCCTACTTTTCCGAAGTATCTTCCATCTTTTTTAAGAATCAATGCTCCAAATGGTATGCTACCCGTGCTTTTTGTGGCCCCTACCACATACACGTCCACTGTATCCTCTCTTTTGATTTTTATCCATTGGCCTGATCTTTTTCCGGGCTCATATTTAGAAAAAGCATTTTTAATAACAGCTCCCTCAAATCCATCTTTTAGATACTCTAAGAAATGTTTTCTCACAGTTTGATTATCAACCTTTAAAAATGGGACTATGCGCATACGATCATCCATATAAACCGCATCAATCAATACTTTTTTGCGCTCTATCAAAGGCTTTGATATAAGATCTTCCCCTTTCCATTGGATGATGTCAAATATATTGTAGGTGGCTGGGATCTTTTTGGATAAGATATGTATTTTAAATTTGTTCTCTACGTTACGTTTCAAAAGGTCGCGAAATCCTCCATGAACTGTTATTTCACCATCAACGATCCAGTTATCATCGTTCATATTCTTTGTTAAAGCTTGTGTGATCTCAGGGAATTTTTTTGAAACCTGGATATGTCTTCTGGTCCATAAACTTATTTTATCTCCTTTACGCGACGCTATTATTCTTTCCCCATCATATTTAGGCTCGCTTATCCATGTACCTGTTAACTGAACTTCCGGACCTGTGAGCTTACAAAGCATGGGTTCGATCATATTTTTTCCTGTCCAAATCCTTGGATTAATAGAAAAGTGAAGAATGATGCACAAATAAGGGACTAATTAATGTTCCAGCATCTTTGCCAGTTCTTTTTCGATGGATCTTGTTTCAGGGAGTTTGATTTCGGATATTTTTATTTCCTCTCCCAGTGCCTTCTTCTCTAAAAGTTCCCGTACCTGTTTTGTGTAGGTTTCAGAATATTTGCTCCATTCAAAATCAAATGTCATCTTTTCTATGACCTTTACTCCTTTTTCAACCAGATCATCGTCAACTTTGGCCTTAATAACCTCGATTTCATCTGCTGATCTTATCTGGTCTATGTACATGACGAGCTTAAGAAGGAAGCCCTTTTGGTATGGTTCTAACATCCCTATATATTCATTACTTCGCAACAACCATTTTACAATGGCTACTTTATTGCTCTTCTCCATCGCCTCTTTCAGGAGGAGGAAGCTCTGTCCTACTCCACCTTTTTTTGGTGATTCTGTTCCTACGTAATAGGGCTTGCTCAATGCCACAAGGGGTATTTCATCGAAGTTGCAGAACCCTAGAATCTCCATAGTTTTGCTGGAAAAGGGTTTAAGGGCTTTAATTTCTTCATCTGTAAATGTTATGCATTGTCCTGCAATTTCAACTGCTTTTATTATTTCGTCAGCTGTGAGTTCTTTACCATCTTTTTCACATACTTTCTTGTAATGAACCCTACCGCAATCAGTTTTATGTACCTGATGAAAATGTATATGAAGGTCTTCACTCGCGGCATAAGACCTAATCGGGATTAATATAGTCCCAAAAGCTATGTAACCAGACCATATCGAACGCATAAACACATCTCCAATTTTGGTTACTTAAAACCTATGATCTACTAGAAAAGTATAGTATATAATTTGATCAAAAAATATTAAATATTTTGTTTTTTTTGTTCAATTAAAAATGAGGAATTATTATATTTATTATGGAAATGCGAATGGTTTTTAGATAAATGTATAATATTAAAAAAGGGTATGGGGTCCTTTCTATAAATGTTTTTGAAAGGACGTATTTTTATTTTAGTTATTTAGATATTTGGATGTTTTATGCTTTGGTTAGTTGCCAACGTGGGCTGTATTCTTTTTCATAGCCTGATACGCCGTCGTAATCGACACCAGTTACTGAGGATGTTAATTCTCCTCCGTCAGCACCTTTTGGGTTGTATTCAAGTACTCCCCACTGACCGGATGATGGGTCGTAGTTTAACCATGTTACATAATACCATTTGTACGCATATCCCGAGTCAAAAGCGCCTGTAGGCTCAAACCATCCACTGATTGTTTGTTTTGATGTTGTTGATGTTACTTTTGCTTTTGCTGCTGTTATTGTGCTTGCTGTTGTTTTTGTGTTTGCACTGGTTGAAACTGTTGCTGTTGTGTTTTTAGTGGTTGTAGTTGCTTTAGCCGTTGTAGTTGTTGTCTGGTTTGCTGCACTTTTTGTTGTTGTTTTTGTGTTGTTGTTGTTTGTGATGGGGTTTGTTCCGGTTAGTGTTTTCATTGCGTTTTCTGTTTGTGTTGATACCCATCCGTCGATTGTTATGTTAGCATCTGTTTGGAAGAGTTTTACTGCTTGTTGTGTGTATTGGCCGAAGGATCCGTCGATTGCTCCGGTGTAGTATCCTTGGTTTTTGAGCCATTTTTGTAGTTCGATTACTTGGTTTCCAGTTGCACCTATTTTTAGGCCGTTGTCGGTAACCGCGTTTGTTCCGACATTGCTTTGGTTTAAACATGTGTTTACATTATTATTTTGAATATTTTGAGTGTCAGCCGCCCCCGCAAATGGTAAGGCACTGAACAGTACACACAACACTAATGCGGTTGTGTATGTAATTTTTCGATTAATTGTACCGCCTCCACGTCCGAACATTTTTATAAGTTATGTAAGGACTTTCTTTTGGCACTCCCTTTGATAACTTCAACCTCACATATAAAGGCTTTGATCAAATCCTAAAAAAAAGGCACGCAGAGAACTCTTTTTACAATTTAAGACCATATAAACAAGTATTGAAATAGGCTGTTAACAGATTAGTCATCACAGTTTCTATTTTCAATAAAATGACACAGTCCAAACCCCATTCCCCAAAAAAACCACCAAACAAACACTTCTACAATACCCTATAATACCCGAGAACATTCCTCAAGCCCAACCACCAACATCATACCAACCATTAACCCTTGATAATACATTAAATTCAAAACAAACACCAAAAAAATTAATACAAATAAATCAAAACCCACTAAACCCTTTACCCAATTTTCACCTTTTTAGAGAAAAACAAGCCCAACAAACCCCAAATAACATCACACCATAATTAATTTAAATATTATCAGAAGAAAATGTTACTTAAAATATTTGAAGAGACCACTTTAAATAGTATAATACTCCCAAATTTTTATAAAAATGGTTATAAAATGCTTTTTATTAAACCTTTAATAATTTAAGGAGAAATCCTAAGGTACAATAACATAATAAATAAAAATTTTAAAAAAAAGAAGATTTAAAGGATTATTTAAAAACGACAACAATTAATGTATTATATAAAATTTTAAAAAAATTACAATATCTAAGTATGCGTTTAAACACATTTCAGATGCGAAATACTCTTTTCATTTAATTCATTTAAACAGATTTTAGATACACAATACTCTTTTCCCCAATCATGAAGGGCATGTAAAATCGGTAGGACAGATTCACCTTTTTTAGTAAGTGAGTACTCCACCTTAGGCGGTACTTCTGCATAAACTGCATAAACCTTTCTATTAATTAAATTGTCTTTTTCTAATTCACGAAGCTGTTTTGTGAGCATTCGTTGAGTTACTGTAACTAAAATTCTATTAATCTCACTGAACCGTAATTTTCCATCTTTTAATGTCCATAAAATAAGCGGTTTCCATTTTCCACCTATTTCATCCATAGCTGCCCCAACAGGACAGCAGTATTCTTTCTTTGCAGTCATAAAATCACACCCATACTATATTTCCAAGATTTAATTAAATTTAACCCATTAGTCTACAGTGATTTATCGATGTTAGTTACTATACGGCATGTTAGTATATAACAACATCAACTGTACTTGATTTTTATATAATTAATTCCATTTGTATATTAATACAGCATGATGTGGAAAAAAATGTTGAATTTGATATCCAGTACTTCTGTTGCGGTCCAAAAGGCTGTCAAATAAATTGAATACGAAGAAATGAGGGACGTAGAAGATTAAACAAATTTCATTAATTTTATTTTTAAATTTTATATAAATGGCTAAATTGTCATTAGGTGAGGATTATGATCATTACAGGTAAAAGATTATGAAATGTTCACTGATTGCACGGTTTTTGAGCTTGAACATACAATCCCGTAAGGCGATAACTAAAATATAAAATGCTTTTCATGCCACATCTAAAAATGGATAAAAATTAGTAAGTTAACACTTAATAAATTAAACAGGACAATTGGATACACATTAATATTATAATTAACGAAATTAGAGGGAAAAAATGGCGAAACATCATAAAAAAGCTAAGATTAAAATTTCAGGGATGAGCTGTGTTTCATGTGCTAAAACCATTGAAAACTCATTAGAAAATCTTGATGGTGTAACCAAAGCCCAGGTAAATCTTGGATCAGAAGAAGCAGAAGTAGAATATGATTCTACAAAGGTTAATTTTCCCAACCTGGAAAATGCCGTCGAAGATGCAGGTTATAATGTTATAAATGAAAAGGTTATCCTTAAAATTGGCGGAATGACCTGTGCCATGTGTGTAAAAGCAATTGAAGATTCCATAAAAAAACTCGATGGAATAAGCAATATTAACGTTAATTTAAGCTCTGAAAAAGCTTATATAACCTACAATCCAAAAATGGTTACTGTATTTGATATGAAAAAATCTATTGAAGATGCAGGTTACCAATATTTAGGAACAGAAGGTGAAAAAACAGGTGATATTGAAGAAAAGGTTAGAATGAAAGATTT
Proteins encoded:
- the ku gene encoding non-homologous end joining protein Ku, producing the protein MRSIWSGYIAFGTILIPIRSYAASEDLHIHFHQVHKTDCGRVHYKKVCEKDGKELTADEIIKAVEIAGQCITFTDEEIKALKPFSSKTMEILGFCNFDEIPLVALSKPYYVGTESPKKGGVGQSFLLLKEAMEKSNKVAIVKWLLRSNEYIGMLEPYQKGFLLKLVMYIDQIRSADEIEVIKAKVDDDLVEKGVKVIEKMTFDFEWSKYSETYTKQVRELLEKKALGEEIKISEIKLPETRSIEKELAKMLEH
- a CDS encoding ATP-dependent DNA ligase — encoded protein: MIEPMLCKLTGPEVQLTGTWISEPKYDGERIIASRKGDKISLWTRRHIQVSKKFPEITQALTKNMNDDNWIVDGEITVHGGFRDLLKRNVENKFKIHILSKKIPATYNIFDIIQWKGEDLISKPLIERKKVLIDAVYMDDRMRIVPFLKVDNQTVRKHFLEYLKDGFEGAVIKNAFSKYEPGKRSGQWIKIKREDTVDVYVVGATKSTGSIPFGALILKKDGRYFGKVGTGFTDQQRKDILKILEKNRGPRGIMLPPEIESEVLLTSKPLLAEIKIQEIIKGSPRSPVWVRFRWE
- a CDS encoding DUF488 domain-containing protein, translated to MINIKRSYLPPEEGDGLRILVDRIWPRGVSKKDLKLDSLMKEIAPSSELRKWFAHDPERWDEFRNKYLGELEDKKELIGRLKIMEKFNGTLTLIYSAKDEEHNNAVVLRELLKKKPRVVKSYVNRTHG
- a CDS encoding peptidoglycan-binding domain-containing protein; protein product: MFGRGGGTINRKITYTTALVLCVLFSALPFAGAADTQNIQNNNVNTCLNQSNVGTNAVTDNGLKIGATGNQVIELQKWLKNQGYYTGAIDGSFGQYTQQAVKLFQTDANITIDGWVSTQTENAMKTLTGTNPITNNNNTKTTTKSAANQTTTTTAKATTTTKNTTATVSTSANTKTTASTITAAKAKVTSTTSKQTISGWFEPTGAFDSGYAYKWYYVTWLNYDPSSGQWGVLEYNPKGADGGELTSSVTGVDYDGVSGYEKEYSPRWQLTKA
- the tfe gene encoding transcription factor E, yielding MPNTNSSTIPDLDTPHDKGGVEMLSDPVVQEILMDITNDEKTLSIIECILNGKTREEEIAEELGIKLNLVRKVLYKLYDAGVATYRRSKDPETQWFTYSWKFDEEKVHQIITKKYEKFSREIEESLEYEEGNMFFLCRANGHRYNFEEASKNNFKCPKCGGTLEYQDNSTIILELKQMMEKNQVA
- a CDS encoding winged helix-turn-helix transcriptional regulator, coding for MTAKKEYCCPVGAAMDEIGGKWKPLILWTLKDGKLRFSEINRILVTVTQRMLTKQLRELEKDNLINRKVYAVYAEVPPKVEYSLTKKGESVLPILHALHDWGKEYCVSKICLNELNEKSISHLKCV